TCAGCAGAATTTGTTGTATTATTAATACACTATATGATCAAAATAAGGAGGATCGTATGACTGGTATTTCGAACTCAATAATCCAAAAAATAAAGAATGGTGAAAAGATTGATCAAGGCATATTTGCACTTGTTTTAAAGCAACCACAAACTACGAAAGAAACAAAGATGCACGAAATTCTGCTTCATTTTGTACAAAATCATGGTGGGCAATCGCTAGAAGATGTGATAGAGCATTTGAACGCAGCAATACGGGGGATGACGCTCCAAAAAAACAACCCAATAAAGAATCAAGATGAGGAACTTCGTACTCACATGAACTTTAAGGGGGAGGGAGGAAATACAATATTACATCAAGCTGTTATAGATAATAACACTCAGGCAATAGAGGTCCTTTTTAACTATGATATCAATCCTTTGATAAAGAACCAAAAAGGTGAAATTCCATTAGATTTAGCTCAAATAAAAAACACAAGAGAAACGCTTGTTAAAGGTATGAAAAAACAAGCTGACTCGAAGAAGTGGAGCGCTGTATGTAATAGTTCATTTGGCGTTATACCTGGCATTTTCTCGGTGTTGGGCTGGGTGTTGGTAGTGCTTTGGCAGGTCCTTCGATGGCTATCATATTGGGCGCAGCAGCAGTATTTACTCTCATTGCTGGAATAGCGGTTGGACTAGCTATATATTTCTTAAGTCAAGACCGTGAACAAGCTAAAGCGATAGAAAAGGCGATTAATTCTAACCCGCCTTCTGTGCTTAACCAAATCCCATTATTATACCAATCCCACTACACAAAAAGTAAATAGACAAAAGTGGAAAAAAGCTATCCAACAAAAACAAAAAACTACTTGACAAATTCTTTCAACCCCCTTATCATAGTATTGAAGCTATTATTTATCTTCAGTCTGTGCAGATTAAATGAGAAAAAAACTTAGCATATTTGGCGTCTCATGTTTAATTTTTCGCACTATGTGCACTGCATGTCTTTTTAAAACTTCTGTTTTTTTACCTATACAAGCTCAAACGCGCTTATAAGTCGTTTAAGACATCAAAAACGCCAATATCATAAGATAGATAGTGAATAACTAGCTACTCGGGGTTTCTTTTGCTTTTTTTCTGCTTAGTGAGTTTCTTAAACGTTTATGGCTAAGGTTAAGTTGCATTAAAAAGCAGCTAAGTCGCATTTATTAAGCGCTTAGGATAAAAAAACGCCAACATTTCGACACAAAAGTAAATAATTAGCCACCACGGGGTTTCTTTTGCTTTTTTTCTTCATTTGGTAAATTTTTTAATACTTATTGCTAAAGTAGTATCTTGGATCTCAGTGTCAGCTACTCGGATGACAAAAAAAGGAGACGTTGAGATGACAAGAAGAGGGTGCTGGCATGACACCATTGGATAGTTATGTGTAATGCTCCTTCACATAATTATCAATAATTGTCTTAAATTCTCCAAAGATGTTATTGCCTTGTAAAGTTTTAAAGTATTTGCCGTCTTTATAAACTGCTGAAACGGGCTTTTCTCCATATCCAGGTAAGCTGATTCCCAAATTTGCGTGTTTACTTTCTCCAGGGCCATTTACAATGCATCCCATAACAGCAATACTCATATGCTCCACACCTGGGTTGTGTTTCTTCCAAGTCGGCATGCGAATTTTTATGTAATCATTTACTTCTTCGGTTAATATCCGAAAACGATCACTATTTGTGCGCCCACATCCAGGACATGAGCTGACTTGAGGATTAAAGTGGCGTAAGCCTATGGATTGCAATATTTCTTGACACACTGTCACTTCGTTAGTTCGTGATTCGCCAGGGCGTTGAGTTAAAGAAGCACGTATCGTGTCTCCAATACCATTTTGTAATAAGTAAGTAAGCCCTGCCGTAGTATTTATCACGCCTTTGTTGCCCATACCAGCTTCAGTTAAGCCCAAGTGCAAAGCATAATTGGAGGGTTTTGCAAGCGCTGTGTAAACTGAGATTAAATCTTGCACCCTACTAACCTTACACGAAATGATTATTTTATCCGCGCTGAGGCCAATTTCTTCAGCCTTCTGTGCACTGCTCAGAGCTGACATTACAAGTGCCTTGCGCAATACAACATCAGAAGGTTTTGGATTACTAGACAAGGAGTTCTCATCCATTAGTTTTTGTGAAAGGTACTTATCAAGGCTGCCCCAATTTACTCCAATTCTAATCGGAATGTCGTGCTTTATTGCATACTCTATAACCCTTTCAAATTTTTCATCACGTTTGTTGCCAAAGCCTATATTGCCTGGATTTATCCTAATTTTACCCAGCATCTTGATATTGTCTGGATAATCTTGAACCAGCCTGTCAAGCTCATATTGCCCACAACCTACCAGTATCTTACCGTCGAAGCCTTCTTTATTCAACTCCTCTACTATATAAGGTATTGCTTTTGCTACTTCCTCTGAATTCAAAGCAATTCTTACCAACTCCGAACCCGCATGCGCTAGTTCCATTACTTCTTTTGCATATTGCTTAGCACTGCTTGTTATGTTGTCAGGATCTATGTGTACACCAAGTGCCATGGATTGAACAACTATAGGATTATTTCCACCTACCTTCACTTGTCCAACTTTTACAGTATGAGTCTTATGTCGAGAGATGGGTTCATTACTCAAGTTATAATTTACCAAATCCTCATTCAACATGTCATTAACGACTAACCTATTTTGCTGTATCAGCTACACTTCCAAATGAATCCGAACCGTTCAAGCTGTGCTGCGTCACGTTATTTAGATCGGCAATGGAATCACGTGAGCATGTTTTTTTTGATGGAGTGTCTTTTATAGTAACATTTATAGGGGAAATTTTTTTCTCTCGTGTTGTAGTAGCCTTCTTTCTTTCCTGTCGTTTGCTTTCAAGTTGCTCGCCTTCATATTGAGTTTGGTCTATGAATACAGCCCCTCTCAGGCGTGTGATGTTGATGCCATGCTGATTTACCATAGCATCCTCTTCATCTTCGACTATACAAGCTTCCATGTCGCTTGGTTTATTACTAAGGAGAGCAATTTTTTTTTCTTTTAGTTTCTTGGCTAGGTTTTCTTTGTCTATGTTAGCATTAGCTCGGCCTTGCAACTTTTTTTTCTTTAGAAGTTCCCTGCGCTTTTCATATAGTCTATATGACTCAGCAAAATCCTCATCTTCATGAAAGTTTGTACCGCCAGGATTACCTTGTGGTACATATTTCTTACTAAGTTTCACCTTAGATTTAGCTTCAGTATCATGTGAAACAAAAAGACTAAAACCCAAAAACATTAATATCAATAAAACTTCAGAAAAAATCCTAAGCATATGGCGCTATAGTAAATACTATCTTTTAAAAAATAACAATTAACGGGCTTTAAGTAAACCAGAATTTTTACTAATTTTGTAATGAATGGTGATTTCATATTCAATTAACACAGGCAAGATTTATATTTTTTAAATATTTATATGCATCTTTCTCACTTATCTAATTCCTGTTTTTCTTTTTATTAATATATTAAGAAAAAAGTTGACTTTGTACCTAAAATAATATAAAATTGAATAATAGATAGTGAGGAAACAATGTTAATATTTGAAAAAGTTAAGAAATATTTATTAGGAAAACCCAAATCAGTGTCAGAAGAACACAAGAAAGATTTAATAGAAAAATTCAAATATGCTGCCAGAGAATTTGGTAAAGCTGGTACTCGATCTGACCACCAAGCAGTACCCAAGGAGCAGCAGCTCTCTATTGATTTGGGTAATAAAAAAATTTTCGGCGTTGTAAATAAGGTTTTGAATTGGTTAGAGAACACATTCAAACACCTCTTCCCTCGTTATGACTATTCTTCAGAAATAGGAACTAAAGAAAGGAAGATTTTTGGAAGTAATGCAAGGGTTAAGTATTTCACTCCAGAAGAGCAGGCGGAGCATACTAAAATTGCTTACAAAGGAAGATTGTATGCAGACTTAATTCCAGAAACGAAAGGCAATAAGTTGAAAGGCTTTAAGGGCAGACCATATGATACAGCCGGTGAGATTAGTAAAGGAGAGAAAGATTGTGTAGCTTATGTAATCACACTTGATGGAAAGTTAGTAACTCGTCAACATATTAATGTCAATGAAGGTGAATTGGCTTGCCGTCATTCAACTCTTGCAGGTGGTAAGCCAGTTTTGTGCTCTGGTTTAATGAAAGTAGT
This portion of the Wolbachia endosymbiont of Ctenocephalides felis wCfeF genome encodes:
- a CDS encoding 4-hydroxy-3-methylbut-2-en-1-yl diphosphate synthase (flavodoxin) encodes the protein MLNEDLVNYNLSNEPISRHKTHTVKVGQVKVGGNNPIVVQSMALGVHIDPDNITSSAKQYAKEVMELAHAGSELVRIALNSEEVAKAIPYIVEELNKEGFDGKILVGCGQYELDRLVQDYPDNIKMLGKIRINPGNIGFGNKRDEKFERVIEYAIKHDIPIRIGVNWGSLDKYLSQKLMDENSLSSNPKPSDVVLRKALVMSALSSAQKAEEIGLSADKIIISCKVSRVQDLISVYTALAKPSNYALHLGLTEAGMGNKGVINTTAGLTYLLQNGIGDTIRASLTQRPGESRTNEVTVCQEILQSIGLRHFNPQVSSCPGCGRTNSDRFRILTEEVNDYIKIRMPTWKKHNPGVEHMSIAVMGCIVNGPGESKHANLGISLPGYGEKPVSAVYKDGKYFKTLQGNNIFGEFKTIIDNYVKEHYT